From one Thalassoroseus pseudoceratinae genomic stretch:
- a CDS encoding tetratricopeptide repeat protein: MIIYGSRMYGKKQQVKTFGSCDHCGAYGQQFSYFGRKFGHIYFIPLIPMGGRVRVLFQCAKCDMGSHVPEDEVPNLTRGITEAMKPAIAAVNDGHDTFVDADGDTVHAGAQLAGPIVTLHACGLGESVQKILEVLPSDSQAYHLVDAADLAVIGHDEEAIDSYKKAISVKAEDPVPLQIFGEFCANTGRLPLARQVYEKALRLAPNNVAVVARLADIAEGMKDYEGICDRYEQLFELQPSLLQQKKLVKTYKKACKKAQREPVALR, translated from the coding sequence ATGATCATTTACGGCTCACGAATGTACGGCAAGAAGCAGCAGGTCAAGACTTTTGGTTCTTGCGATCATTGTGGTGCGTACGGGCAGCAGTTCAGTTACTTCGGGCGGAAGTTCGGTCACATCTACTTCATTCCGTTGATTCCGATGGGCGGCCGCGTGCGGGTGTTGTTCCAATGTGCGAAATGCGATATGGGGTCCCACGTTCCCGAAGATGAAGTTCCCAACCTGACCCGCGGTATCACCGAGGCCATGAAACCGGCCATTGCGGCGGTGAACGATGGTCACGACACCTTCGTTGATGCCGATGGCGATACCGTGCATGCCGGTGCACAACTCGCCGGTCCTATTGTTACGCTACATGCCTGTGGTTTGGGAGAGAGTGTGCAAAAGATTTTGGAAGTGTTGCCATCGGATAGTCAGGCCTATCATCTTGTCGATGCCGCTGACCTCGCAGTCATTGGTCACGATGAAGAAGCGATCGATTCCTATAAGAAAGCGATCAGTGTGAAAGCCGAAGACCCCGTGCCTCTGCAGATATTCGGGGAGTTCTGTGCTAACACTGGGCGGCTTCCTTTAGCACGTCAGGTGTATGAGAAAGCTCTTAGACTGGCCCCGAACAATGTCGCTGTCGTTGCTAGACTCGCAGACATCGCCGAAGGCATGAAAGACTACGAAGGAATTTGCGATCGATACGAACAACTCTTTGAATTGCAACCATCTCTCCTGCAACAGAAAAAACTCGTAAAGACCTACAAGAAAGCGTGCAAGAAAGCACAACGCGAGCCCGTGGCGTTAAGATAA
- a CDS encoding DUF1559 domain-containing protein, whose product MRLRSRPGFTLIELLVVIAIIAILIALLLPAVQQAREAARRTQCKNNLKQIGLSLHNYHSTYQRFPYAVANPSYCGGVSGLSNVTNHTGWLSLLPFVEQNNLFEQFDMTQATGVWNSHGGTLVGDPVASGNADLSTNVLDFLICPSDNATPYYAPTSSAYGCGVARSARTSYGFSIAGGSSCNLWESIGSATRPLFGINSNSRIRDVIDGTSNTAAVVETTLDVDDGETASWACASHVGLGIKLSAPRGINNWVCCAWRSPPHAQKQIGRNGEWGEPGSLHPGGCHVLLADGAVRFLSETIDTETRENLSAISDGNVLQEF is encoded by the coding sequence ATGCGTCTGCGGTCTCGTCCTGGTTTTACATTGATTGAGTTATTGGTGGTGATTGCAATCATCGCCATCTTGATCGCGTTGCTACTGCCTGCCGTTCAGCAGGCTCGTGAAGCGGCGCGTCGAACGCAGTGCAAGAACAATCTGAAGCAGATTGGCTTGTCCTTGCACAACTATCATTCCACTTACCAACGCTTTCCCTACGCGGTCGCAAACCCAAGTTACTGTGGAGGCGTGTCCGGACTGTCGAACGTGACAAACCACACGGGTTGGTTGTCGCTACTGCCGTTCGTCGAACAAAACAATTTGTTTGAACAGTTCGACATGACGCAGGCTACCGGAGTCTGGAACTCTCACGGTGGAACATTAGTCGGTGATCCTGTTGCGAGCGGAAACGCAGACCTTTCGACCAATGTACTTGATTTTCTAATCTGTCCCAGTGACAACGCAACACCGTACTACGCACCGACAAGTTCGGCTTACGGTTGTGGAGTTGCTAGATCCGCTCGGACGAGTTACGGGTTCTCCATTGCTGGAGGTTCGAGTTGCAACTTGTGGGAAAGTATTGGTAGTGCAACTCGGCCGTTGTTCGGAATCAATTCCAACTCACGGATTCGTGACGTGATCGACGGGACGAGCAACACCGCAGCGGTGGTGGAAACAACACTTGATGTTGACGATGGCGAAACTGCTTCCTGGGCATGTGCTTCGCACGTTGGACTCGGGATCAAACTCTCAGCACCTCGCGGAATCAACAACTGGGTTTGCTGTGCTTGGCGATCGCCACCACATGCTCAGAAGCAAATCGGCCGAAATGGCGAGTGGGGTGAACCTGGTAGTTTGCATCCAGGCGGCTGTCACGTTTTGTTAGCCGACGGTGCCGTTCGATTCTTGTCTGAAACCATTGACACTGAGACTCGTGAGAACTTGTCCGCCATCTCCGACGGCAATGTTCTGCAAGAATTCTAA
- a CDS encoding FHA domain-containing serine/threonine-protein kinase: MAVCPDCESELDLLQQNTEPTTCPFCGAIVTVASSDEAAPSDQESEVPTLVNDQPKKAKESSVAIPNEIPGFELVRHVGRGGMGSVWEARQNILGRRVAIKVLAAKLAQSPHFQARFTREAQTLARLQHPGIVSIYDFILRDDYCCIVMEYVDGPNRQDPQTVFRLIRDQKLDPERTEGIILEVLDALAYAHEEGVVHRDIKPSNILITRFGRVKLVDFGIASIRKDNDDHTQLTQAGGPLGTLEYMSPEQIDNPTTAGHQSDLYSVGVVLYEMLTGQRPRGVFQWPSEIDPNLSPGWDDVVRTALQPSITDRYQNAAEMMAAIQTLTAQQQQGPNPGHSERASMSTIPDIQEIGPPAIDESNQKRETDFEPIEGLWNRPTGPADDEDESDASGVNSQSVEFEENGTNVLQENVSGTNDRSAVPVSDGSVDDLPAPEDDQEESTPEPTESENELLDGPYGVVLDRHPLVHHRPRQTNDSAMEYRPFSRPATLVVCLLDDGETKEGEQFRIRKSSFVIGRSEGDIVLPYDRSMSGKHAEIRLVPAGDGRFDFEIRDLNTTNGTFARATKAILEDQQQFLLGSRRYQLHRAKPGSQELDSIVELSPKGKGKKFALRRSSVYIGRDPLKCALVVLGDPFISPVHAKLKRDSKNRWTIRNLGSKNGVWMRVDELTLTSGGVFQVGSQRVSIKIP, translated from the coding sequence ATGGCTGTCTGTCCGGACTGTGAATCCGAACTCGATTTGCTGCAGCAGAATACGGAACCGACAACGTGTCCTTTCTGCGGTGCGATCGTTACCGTTGCGTCCAGTGACGAGGCGGCCCCATCGGATCAAGAATCAGAAGTCCCGACGCTCGTCAACGATCAACCCAAGAAAGCTAAAGAATCGTCTGTCGCGATTCCCAATGAAATTCCGGGGTTTGAATTGGTTCGCCACGTCGGGCGTGGTGGCATGGGAAGTGTGTGGGAAGCCCGTCAAAACATCTTGGGGCGTCGAGTCGCCATCAAGGTTTTGGCCGCGAAGCTCGCTCAGAGTCCGCACTTCCAGGCGAGATTCACGCGTGAAGCCCAAACGTTGGCTCGCTTGCAGCATCCCGGCATTGTCAGCATTTACGACTTTATTCTTCGGGACGACTACTGCTGCATTGTGATGGAGTATGTCGATGGCCCCAATCGGCAAGATCCGCAGACGGTGTTTCGGCTGATTCGGGATCAAAAGCTGGACCCGGAACGAACGGAAGGCATCATTCTCGAAGTGCTCGATGCTCTGGCATACGCACACGAAGAAGGTGTGGTGCACCGTGATATCAAACCATCGAACATTTTGATCACACGGTTTGGCCGCGTGAAGCTGGTCGACTTTGGCATCGCGTCTATTCGGAAAGACAACGACGATCACACCCAACTCACGCAGGCCGGCGGACCGTTGGGCACATTGGAATACATGTCGCCCGAGCAAATCGACAATCCAACCACGGCCGGTCATCAGTCGGATTTGTACTCGGTCGGCGTTGTGCTCTATGAGATGCTAACCGGGCAACGTCCACGCGGTGTGTTTCAGTGGCCGTCCGAAATCGACCCGAACTTGTCGCCAGGGTGGGATGATGTCGTGCGGACGGCGTTGCAACCTTCGATCACCGACCGCTACCAAAATGCGGCGGAAATGATGGCGGCCATCCAAACGCTCACGGCCCAACAACAGCAGGGGCCAAACCCCGGTCATTCCGAACGGGCAAGCATGAGCACGATCCCGGATATCCAGGAGATTGGCCCGCCCGCGATTGACGAATCCAACCAGAAACGCGAAACCGATTTCGAGCCAATCGAGGGGCTTTGGAATCGGCCAACCGGTCCCGCTGACGATGAAGACGAATCTGACGCATCTGGTGTGAATAGCCAGTCCGTCGAGTTCGAAGAAAACGGTACGAACGTCCTCCAGGAAAATGTCTCCGGGACGAACGACCGGTCTGCCGTGCCGGTTTCCGATGGATCCGTAGACGACTTGCCCGCGCCGGAAGATGATCAGGAGGAGTCAACCCCCGAGCCCACCGAATCGGAAAACGAACTGCTCGACGGGCCGTATGGAGTGGTGCTCGACCGGCATCCGTTGGTGCATCATCGCCCACGGCAGACCAACGATTCTGCCATGGAATATCGACCGTTCAGCCGTCCGGCCACTCTGGTGGTGTGCTTGCTGGACGACGGCGAAACGAAGGAAGGCGAACAATTTCGGATTCGCAAGTCGAGCTTCGTCATTGGGCGTTCCGAGGGGGACATCGTGTTACCCTACGATCGCAGCATGTCGGGCAAACACGCCGAAATTCGACTGGTCCCCGCCGGTGACGGACGGTTCGATTTTGAAATTCGTGATCTCAATACCACGAATGGAACATTCGCCCGAGCGACCAAGGCAATTTTAGAAGACCAACAACAATTCTTGCTGGGTTCTCGGCGGTATCAACTCCACCGAGCGAAGCCTGGGTCGCAAGAGTTGGATTCCATTGTTGAACTCTCGCCGAAAGGGAAGGGCAAGAAGTTCGCTTTACGGCGATCGTCCGTTTATATCGGACGCGACCCTCTCAAGTGTGCGTTGGTCGTGCTTGGCGATCCGTTTATCAGCCCGGTCCATGCGAAACTCAAACGGGATTCGAAAAACCGTTGGACAATTCGCAACCTGGGTTCGAAGAACGGCGTCTGGATGCGAGTCGATGAACTGACACTCACTAGTGGCGGTGTCTTTCAAGTCGGCAGCCAACGCGTGTCCATCAAGATTCCGTAA
- a CDS encoding c-type cytochrome, which translates to MKFHFLFLVTIGLCSTPVAAETPSTQTDAAKAGYEFIRSTPLLPTDFDQETFDAVWQEWPEPLRSKAEKATAAERRKMAFERYGLVEPPDGDGNGPALGYVDDGQGGWVMNCLACHGGQVAGQAIPGVPNSNFALQTMTEELRLAKVRLQKPFASKDLAIFNLSLGSTNGTTNAVVFGILLGALRDADMNFVEGSAAPPRTDHDMDAPPFWNVKKKSRLYCDGHSPKNHRVLVQFMLLPVNDAASIKSKEDDFRNVLAWIESLQAPKYPWEIDAELAKEGEAVFNDNCRDCHGSYGQKETYPERVIPIDVVGTDPLRLAALKPTDRQKLAESWMCHYGEDDVDLDPAGYVAPPLDGVWASAPYFHNGSVPTLWHVLHPDQRPTVWRRTATGYDRNRVGLEVESYENGLPSVSNIAERRRYFDTRKPGKSAAGHDFPASLTEPQKAAVLEYLKTL; encoded by the coding sequence GTGAAATTTCACTTTTTGTTCTTGGTGACAATTGGTCTCTGCTCGACCCCTGTTGCCGCGGAAACGCCATCGACACAAACGGACGCGGCGAAAGCAGGATACGAGTTCATCCGCTCCACGCCGTTGTTGCCAACCGACTTTGACCAAGAAACGTTCGACGCCGTCTGGCAAGAATGGCCCGAGCCATTGCGATCGAAAGCGGAAAAGGCAACGGCGGCCGAGCGTCGAAAAATGGCATTCGAGCGGTATGGATTGGTCGAACCACCCGACGGCGATGGAAACGGACCGGCTCTCGGATATGTCGATGACGGGCAGGGCGGTTGGGTGATGAATTGCTTGGCGTGTCATGGCGGACAGGTCGCCGGCCAAGCGATCCCCGGTGTGCCCAACTCGAATTTCGCGTTGCAAACCATGACGGAAGAACTCCGCTTGGCAAAGGTTCGGCTTCAGAAACCATTTGCCAGCAAAGACTTGGCGATTTTCAATCTTTCGCTGGGGAGCACGAATGGAACGACAAATGCCGTGGTGTTCGGCATTCTGCTCGGGGCCCTTCGCGATGCGGACATGAATTTCGTCGAAGGATCGGCGGCACCGCCACGGACCGATCATGACATGGATGCCCCACCGTTCTGGAATGTCAAAAAGAAATCCCGATTGTATTGCGACGGCCATTCGCCGAAGAATCACCGCGTCCTTGTGCAGTTCATGCTGCTCCCGGTGAACGATGCGGCGTCGATCAAATCGAAGGAAGACGACTTCCGCAATGTATTGGCATGGATTGAATCGTTGCAGGCCCCGAAGTATCCCTGGGAAATCGACGCCGAATTAGCGAAAGAGGGCGAGGCGGTCTTCAACGACAACTGTCGCGATTGTCACGGAAGTTACGGCCAGAAAGAGACTTATCCCGAGCGGGTCATCCCCATCGATGTTGTCGGCACGGATCCTCTGCGGTTGGCTGCCTTGAAACCGACCGATCGGCAAAAACTCGCCGAGAGTTGGATGTGCCATTATGGGGAAGACGACGTGGATCTCGATCCGGCGGGCTATGTGGCTCCCCCATTGGATGGAGTTTGGGCGTCGGCTCCTTACTTCCACAATGGTTCGGTACCGACTTTGTGGCACGTTTTGCATCCCGATCAGCGACCAACGGTCTGGCGGCGAACAGCGACCGGCTATGACCGGAATCGGGTTGGGTTAGAAGTCGAGTCCTACGAGAATGGTCTGCCGAGTGTCTCCAATATCGCAGAACGGCGTCGCTACTTCGATACTCGAAAGCCGGGCAAAAGCGCCGCTGGGCACGACTTCCCGGCATCTCTCACCGAACCGCAGAAGGCGGCGGTGCTGGAGTATCTCAAAACCCTGTGA
- the mog gene encoding molybdopterin adenylyltransferase, giving the protein MSETARIGILTVSDRASRGEYEDRGGPAIQEYLREVLSSEWEPVAKIVSDEQAEIEDEMKQMVDFDHCCLVITTGGTGPALRDVTPEATEAVCEKMMPGFGELMRQVSLQAVPTAILSRQTAGIRGGALIVNLPGQPKAIGECLDAVFPAIPYCIDLIGGPFLTTDENRLVAFRPKKK; this is encoded by the coding sequence ATGTCCGAAACTGCTCGCATTGGTATCCTCACTGTCTCCGACCGTGCCAGTCGTGGTGAATACGAAGACCGGGGCGGTCCGGCGATCCAAGAATATCTGCGGGAAGTGTTGTCCAGCGAGTGGGAACCCGTAGCGAAGATCGTTTCGGATGAGCAAGCCGAGATTGAAGATGAGATGAAACAGATGGTCGATTTCGATCACTGTTGCTTGGTCATCACCACAGGGGGCACGGGACCAGCGTTGCGGGATGTCACGCCGGAAGCCACCGAAGCGGTTTGTGAAAAGATGATGCCGGGGTTTGGCGAACTGATGCGGCAAGTCTCGTTGCAAGCGGTGCCGACGGCGATTCTCTCTCGGCAAACGGCCGGAATCCGGGGCGGGGCGTTGATTGTCAATTTGCCGGGGCAACCGAAGGCGATTGGTGAATGCCTGGATGCCGTCTTCCCAGCGATTCCGTATTGCATCGATCTCATCGGCGGACCGTTCCTGACCACCGACGAAAACCGACTTGTCGCGTTCCGTCCCAAAAAGAAATGA
- a CDS encoding SRPBCC family protein, which translates to MAEYRNSIEIERPIEEVFLLTNNHVAEWSSVVIEEEVLHEEEGGVGTRFRSITESNGKRMEFDGTVTHYDPPYANTVELKGEQFDLEVEYEFEDLDGNTRVTQRSHVHPRGLIRLVFMFLGPIIRRAQCDATYKELQRLKTFCENAPRELTESHLET; encoded by the coding sequence ATGGCGGAGTATCGCAACAGCATCGAGATCGAACGCCCCATCGAGGAGGTTTTTCTACTCACCAACAACCACGTGGCGGAGTGGAGCAGTGTGGTAATCGAGGAGGAAGTGCTCCACGAAGAAGAAGGCGGTGTGGGCACTCGATTTCGCAGCATCACTGAAAGCAACGGTAAACGGATGGAGTTTGACGGAACCGTCACTCACTACGATCCACCGTACGCCAACACCGTGGAACTCAAAGGCGAACAATTCGATCTCGAAGTGGAATACGAGTTTGAAGACCTTGATGGCAACACCCGCGTCACACAGCGAAGTCATGTGCACCCGCGAGGTTTGATCAGACTCGTTTTCATGTTTCTTGGGCCGATCATCAGGCGTGCCCAGTGCGATGCGACCTACAAAGAGTTGCAGCGTCTCAAAACGTTTTGTGAAAACGCTCCGCGAGAATTGACGGAATCCCATCTGGAAACGTGA
- a CDS encoding neutral/alkaline non-lysosomal ceramidase N-terminal domain-containing protein → MMLNGLKIGLLATVLVGICGDCFANEEAVGRTFRAGAATADITPPLGELVVGGFAPFPAQNIHDPLHARCLVLDDGQRQIALVICDTLYIPREICDEARQQIAEKTSLAADHVLIAGTHTHSATRASSEKYTPILVAGIVKSVQTALKNLEPARIGWSSVDEPREVFNRRWHVTDPKMRRNPFGGIDTVRMNPPRGNAALVRPAGPVDPEVSFISVQSRDGRPISLLANYSLHYVGGVNRGDVSADYFAIFSKRIGEMLTKGQKTDDHPSFVGMLSNGTSGDVNNINFRARSPKRYERYEKMTEVAERVATRVHSAYDSVTYQDWVPVAAAMKDLSLQVRKPDQKMQEYIASLAKKPKDAEPFHRYETNYAERVTKLLNGPDTFTVPLQAIRIGDLGIAAIPFEVFTEIGLEIKEQAPYKDAFTIELANGAYGYLPTPAQHKLGGYETWMGTNRVQLDASEHITRVVFELMQALKTESKSSSSGKTVQ, encoded by the coding sequence ATGATGTTGAACGGTCTCAAAATCGGTTTACTCGCTACAGTGCTCGTTGGGATCTGCGGCGATTGCTTCGCCAATGAGGAAGCGGTTGGGCGAACGTTTCGGGCGGGGGCCGCAACTGCTGACATCACTCCGCCGCTGGGGGAATTGGTTGTCGGTGGGTTTGCACCGTTTCCTGCACAGAATATCCACGACCCTCTTCACGCACGCTGTTTGGTTCTTGACGATGGACAGCGACAAATCGCCCTTGTCATTTGTGACACGTTGTATATCCCTCGCGAAATTTGCGACGAAGCTCGTCAGCAAATCGCTGAAAAGACATCGTTGGCGGCCGATCATGTATTGATTGCGGGAACGCATACGCACTCGGCGACTCGCGCCTCAAGTGAGAAATACACGCCAATTCTCGTGGCCGGCATCGTGAAGTCGGTCCAAACCGCACTGAAGAATTTGGAACCGGCCCGCATTGGTTGGAGCAGCGTGGACGAACCTCGCGAGGTGTTCAATCGGCGTTGGCATGTGACCGATCCGAAGATGCGACGCAACCCGTTCGGCGGCATCGACACGGTTCGGATGAACCCGCCCCGCGGGAATGCGGCTCTTGTGCGGCCAGCGGGACCGGTTGATCCGGAAGTTTCCTTCATCAGTGTGCAGTCGCGGGATGGCCGACCGATCTCGCTATTGGCGAACTATTCGCTGCACTATGTGGGAGGCGTCAATCGGGGTGATGTTTCCGCCGATTACTTTGCGATCTTCTCCAAACGGATTGGGGAAATGCTGACTAAAGGACAGAAAACCGACGATCATCCGTCGTTTGTCGGTATGCTCAGCAATGGTACGAGTGGGGATGTGAACAACATCAATTTTCGGGCTCGCTCGCCAAAACGGTATGAGAGGTACGAAAAGATGACCGAGGTCGCCGAACGGGTGGCGACCCGTGTGCATTCCGCGTACGACAGCGTGACCTATCAGGATTGGGTGCCCGTCGCCGCCGCCATGAAAGACCTGAGCCTGCAAGTTCGGAAACCCGACCAAAAAATGCAGGAGTACATCGCGAGTCTCGCCAAAAAACCAAAAGACGCCGAACCCTTCCACCGATATGAGACGAATTACGCCGAACGGGTGACAAAACTCTTGAACGGTCCGGACACCTTCACGGTTCCGTTGCAAGCTATCCGAATCGGTGATTTGGGAATCGCCGCGATTCCGTTCGAGGTCTTCACCGAAATCGGTTTGGAAATCAAAGAGCAAGCTCCATACAAGGATGCTTTCACCATCGAACTTGCCAACGGAGCCTACGGCTACTTGCCAACGCCCGCACAGCACAAACTCGGTGGCTACGAAACTTGGATGGGAACCAACCGCGTACAACTCGACGCCTCCGAACACATCACGCGAGTCGTGTTCGAGTTGATGCAAGCTTTGAAAACCGAATCGAAGTCGTCATCATCAGGGAAGACAGTTCAATAG
- a CDS encoding cyclic nucleotide-binding domain-containing protein, which translates to MSWNLTLFQLANVLFCLSYAVRDILWLRLLSVVAGFCLLPYFLDGPKGCQNAPIFWQTVYISINGWNLFLLLRERRVIPLSADQERLRQLVFQDLSPREAHHLLSKAEWKSFTPSDVIIQAGVISEELVVLFHGHAAVEIDGNEIAALRDGQFVGEISYLTGGPTTADVVAVTEVVTAVWRRDDLQALFQRSPAIGQKLQNTLGQDMARKLSSQSSG; encoded by the coding sequence ATGAGTTGGAATCTGACACTCTTTCAATTGGCGAACGTCCTGTTCTGCCTGAGTTATGCCGTTCGCGATATCCTCTGGCTGCGGTTGCTCAGTGTGGTGGCGGGGTTTTGTTTGCTGCCCTATTTCCTCGACGGACCGAAAGGCTGCCAAAACGCACCGATCTTTTGGCAAACCGTTTACATCTCGATCAACGGTTGGAATCTGTTCCTGTTGCTTCGCGAACGACGTGTGATCCCGTTGTCTGCCGATCAGGAGCGGCTTCGACAACTCGTCTTCCAAGATCTCTCACCACGGGAAGCTCACCACTTGCTTTCCAAGGCGGAATGGAAATCGTTCACGCCGAGTGATGTCATCATCCAAGCGGGTGTGATCTCAGAAGAACTCGTCGTGCTGTTTCACGGACATGCGGCCGTTGAGATTGATGGCAACGAAATCGCCGCACTCCGCGATGGACAATTTGTCGGGGAAATTAGTTACCTAACCGGTGGCCCGACCACGGCCGACGTTGTTGCCGTCACGGAGGTCGTCACCGCCGTCTGGCGACGCGACGACCTCCAAGCACTCTTCCAGCGCTCCCCCGCCATCGGCCAGAAACTCCAAAACACGCTGGGCCAAGACATGGCCCGCAAACTGAGTTCCCAGTCATCCGGCTGA
- a CDS encoding carboxypeptidase-like regulatory domain-containing protein, translating into MRLLLGLTLVVLGCGGSGEDKWTKDRPEVVDAEGVVTYQNEPVEGATVVFAPTDGKHAASGLTDSSGQFSVSAFPNSEGAVPGSYKVTVTKMETPSASGGGDGHGEAVAAPKNLLPAKYAETANTPLTADVPASGKTDFQFDLSD; encoded by the coding sequence ATGCGTCTATTGCTCGGATTGACCTTAGTTGTTTTGGGGTGTGGAGGTAGTGGCGAGGACAAATGGACGAAAGATCGGCCGGAAGTTGTCGACGCGGAAGGCGTGGTGACTTATCAGAATGAACCGGTCGAAGGAGCCACGGTCGTTTTTGCTCCCACGGACGGAAAACATGCGGCGTCCGGTTTAACAGATTCGAGTGGCCAGTTTTCGGTCAGCGCGTTTCCAAACTCCGAAGGTGCCGTTCCTGGCAGCTATAAAGTGACCGTCACGAAAATGGAAACACCATCCGCAAGCGGCGGTGGCGATGGACACGGTGAGGCCGTAGCCGCTCCGAAAAATCTCTTGCCGGCCAAATACGCCGAGACGGCCAACACACCGTTAACCGCCGATGTTCCCGCGTCGGGGAAAACCGATTTTCAATTCGATTTAAGCGATTGA
- a CDS encoding DUF1559 domain-containing protein, with protein MRKTQSRGFTLIELLVVIAIIAILIALLLPAVQQAREAARRTQCKNNLKNLGLALHNYHDVNNAFPARQGGTGSNSGGAQRGRISGLVQLAPFYEQQNLYDQVQNANNAPWSNTSYWTVELDILMCPSDGGDVSPHGGTRGLNNYVFCGGDALLDSDNGGNPIASRGLFGVWTTYGFRDMTDGSSNTIAMSERLRPDASNRLGMVSTAGGSTPINCRAQFANNTLNSPYTSDTSPGYRWGDGAAFFAGFNTIMPPNTASCFSSGADHWQPAFYTASSAHPGGVHVLMGDGATRFVSENIDTGDQSVAPPSPTAGGASPYGVWGGMGTRAAGEVVQLP; from the coding sequence ATGAGAAAAACACAGTCACGGGGGTTTACGTTGATTGAATTGCTGGTGGTGATTGCCATCATCGCAATTCTGATCGCTTTGCTATTGCCAGCGGTCCAGCAGGCCCGTGAAGCCGCCCGGCGAACCCAGTGTAAGAACAATTTGAAAAACCTAGGGTTGGCGTTACACAACTACCACGACGTCAACAATGCATTTCCGGCTCGACAAGGCGGCACGGGCAGCAACTCGGGTGGGGCGCAACGTGGTCGAATTTCAGGACTTGTGCAGTTGGCCCCGTTCTACGAACAACAGAACCTCTACGATCAAGTTCAAAACGCCAACAACGCACCTTGGAGCAACACCAGCTATTGGACCGTCGAATTGGACATCCTGATGTGCCCGTCGGACGGTGGCGACGTTTCTCCTCACGGCGGGACACGTGGTTTGAACAACTATGTCTTCTGCGGTGGTGATGCGTTGCTCGATAGCGATAATGGTGGTAATCCGATCGCTTCACGGGGATTGTTCGGCGTGTGGACGACCTACGGATTCCGCGACATGACAGACGGTTCCAGCAACACAATCGCTATGTCAGAGCGATTGCGTCCGGATGCCAGCAACCGATTGGGCATGGTTTCGACGGCTGGTGGCAGCACACCGATCAACTGTCGAGCTCAATTTGCGAATAATACGTTGAACAGCCCCTATACCAGTGACACATCTCCTGGGTACCGCTGGGGTGACGGAGCCGCCTTCTTTGCCGGTTTCAACACGATTATGCCACCGAACACGGCGTCTTGCTTCAGTAGTGGAGCCGATCACTGGCAACCTGCGTTCTACACGGCTTCGAGTGCGCATCCCGGTGGTGTGCACGTGTTGATGGGCGACGGGGCGACGCGTTTTGTTAGCGAAAATATCGATACCGGCGACCAAAGCGTTGCCCCTCCAAGTCCGACTGCTGGCGGTGCTAGCCCGTACGGCGTTTGGGGAGGCATGGGAACTCGTGCTGCTGGTGAAGTTGTGCAACTTCCATAA